CGAGGGGAGGAGCATGTCTCGGAGCCGGCATACGGAAGCGGAGATGATCGCAGCACTGAAGCAGATGGACGCAGGGCGGCGGGCGGAGGATGTGGCGCGGGAAGTGGGCGTGAGCAAGCACACGCTGTACTCCTG
This genomic interval from Terriglobales bacterium contains the following:
- a CDS encoding transposase, which gives rise to MSRSRHTEAEMIAALKQMDAGRRAEDVAREVGVSKHTLYSWKAKYGGMDATQAQEAKQLRDENNRLRKLVADLSLDK